The proteins below are encoded in one region of Prevotella melaninogenica ATCC 25845:
- a CDS encoding metallophosphoesterase, translating to MIARIVIYLILIIVLSDLYIDMHYFRKRYPIAWWQRLLWWLPSIGMVIYTCAMASIRDFAPNNLTWLNTYIFLLGLLVGPKAIFALISFLGSIIRKYIIRTNRNWGHYIGILLGCFAVGTFIYGLTYGVSNIQVKHVDLYFKDLPKSFDGYRIVHVSDLHLGTFNGWRSKILKAEMDSIEKQKANLICFTGDLQNIRPEEVEKMASVIRQPMKGTISVLGNHDYTEYIKGNAKEKAAEEARLIKAEEKILKWTLLRNQNTEITSPAKESIYVCGTENDGRPPFPNYSNYRKAMQGIGPNSFVIMLQHDPSAWKRSILPKTPAQLTLSGHTHGGQMQIFGWRPTSIRQQEDYGLYEQNGRYLYITAGLGGLVPFRLNMPNEIAVITLHVKK from the coding sequence ATGATAGCCAGAATCGTTATATATCTTATATTAATAATTGTGCTGTCTGACCTCTATATAGACATGCACTATTTCCGCAAACGTTACCCCATCGCTTGGTGGCAACGCCTATTATGGTGGTTACCTTCTATCGGTATGGTCATCTATACCTGTGCGATGGCATCTATTCGTGACTTTGCGCCTAACAACCTCACTTGGTTGAATACATATATATTCCTTCTCGGTTTACTTGTGGGTCCTAAGGCTATCTTCGCACTCATCTCCTTCTTGGGTTCAATCATCCGGAAATATATCATCCGCACAAATCGAAACTGGGGACATTATATAGGTATACTCCTTGGTTGTTTTGCCGTTGGAACATTTATATATGGGCTCACATATGGGGTTTCTAACATACAAGTAAAACATGTAGACCTCTATTTCAAAGATTTACCGAAGTCTTTTGATGGCTATCGGATTGTGCATGTATCTGACTTACACCTCGGCACCTTCAATGGCTGGCGCAGTAAGATTCTAAAAGCAGAGATGGATAGCATTGAAAAGCAGAAAGCTAACCTCATTTGCTTTACTGGTGATTTACAAAACATACGCCCTGAAGAGGTTGAGAAAATGGCTTCAGTAATCCGTCAGCCTATGAAAGGGACTATCTCTGTCTTAGGAAACCATGACTATACTGAATACATCAAAGGTAATGCTAAAGAGAAGGCTGCAGAGGAAGCACGCTTAATAAAAGCAGAAGAAAAAATCTTAAAATGGACTCTTCTACGCAATCAAAACACAGAAATAACATCACCAGCAAAAGAGTCTATCTATGTCTGTGGTACAGAAAACGACGGAAGACCACCATTCCCAAACTATTCCAACTATAGAAAAGCGATGCAAGGAATAGGACCAAATTCGTTTGTGATTATGTTACAACATGATCCATCAGCCTGGAAACGTTCTATTCTTCCTAAAACCCCAGCACAGCTTACATTAAGCGGACATACACACGGCGGACAGATGCAAATCTTTGGATGGCGACCAACAAGTATCCGCCAACAGGAGGATTATGGACTTTATGAACAAAACGGACGCTATCTATATATTACAGCTGGATTGGGTGGACTGGTACCCTTCCGCCTCAATATGCCTAACGAAATAGCGGTGATAACATTACATGTTAAGAAATAA
- a CDS encoding vitamin B12 dependent-methionine synthase activation domain-containing protein, translating into MIENKVDNKSKIITYNISEIVPYINWAYFFYAWSMNGKAKDAQLELRSEAEKLLADMEGRYHTRAVFALCEANSEGDDIIINGTRVPMLRQQKVIPGKPNLCLADFIRPASSGIKDTIGLFATSVDAAFTSNNEGDPYQRMLSQTLADRLAEATAEKFHEDVRKKYWGYATDEQLTIKDLLAERYQGIRPAVGYPSIPDTSMNFLLYELLDMKGIGINLTESGMMVPHASVSGFMFAHPQSRYFDLGKIDDEQLEDYAHRRNKPVEELRKYLASTLLKK; encoded by the coding sequence ATGATCGAAAATAAAGTAGATAACAAAAGTAAGATAATAACATACAATATCAGCGAAATAGTTCCTTATATCAACTGGGCATACTTCTTTTATGCTTGGTCTATGAATGGTAAGGCTAAAGATGCACAACTGGAACTGCGTTCAGAAGCTGAGAAATTATTGGCTGACATGGAAGGGAGATATCACACACGTGCTGTCTTTGCACTATGTGAAGCCAATAGTGAAGGCGATGATATCATTATCAATGGCACACGTGTTCCAATGTTGCGCCAGCAGAAAGTTATTCCAGGCAAACCAAACCTCTGTTTGGCAGATTTCATACGCCCAGCCTCTTCAGGCATCAAAGATACAATTGGACTCTTTGCTACTTCTGTTGATGCTGCATTTACAAGCAACAATGAGGGAGATCCCTACCAACGTATGCTTTCGCAGACCTTAGCTGACCGATTAGCTGAGGCTACAGCTGAGAAGTTTCACGAGGATGTACGCAAGAAATATTGGGGGTATGCAACTGATGAGCAACTGACTATAAAAGATCTTCTTGCAGAGAGATATCAAGGCATACGTCCAGCTGTGGGCTATCCATCCATCCCTGACACAAGTATGAATTTTCTTTTGTACGAACTATTGGATATGAAGGGGATTGGTATCAACCTTACAGAAAGTGGAATGATGGTACCGCATGCCAGTGTATCGGGCTTTATGTTTGCACATCCTCAAAGCCGATATTTCGACTTAGGAAAGATTGATGACGAACAATTAGAAGATTATGCACATCGTCGTAATAAGCCTGTTGAAGAGCTAAGGAAATATCTTGCTTCTACCCTATTGAAGAAATGA
- a CDS encoding trans-sulfuration enzyme family protein, whose product MKKQTQAIHQPYKRRDAYDALSMPIYNAVAFEFDNAKVMADAFCGRIDAPDYSRVENPTVTNLEQRVKALTGAENVIALNSGMAAISNTLFSVVEQGKNVITSRHLFGNTYSLLTSTLSRLGVEARLCDLTDVEAVERLIDDNTCCLFLEIMTNPQLEVVDVRALTSIAHQHGIPVIADTTLIPFTQFSAKDLGIDLEVVSSTKYISGGATSLGGLVIDYGTFPSIGKRLLNEMLFNLGAYMTPQVAYMQTLGLETLDVRYRAQAGNALELAQRLRTLKPIHKVNYVGLEDNPYHQLAVSQYGETAGAMVTIDLESQEACFRMLDNLKLIHRATNLFDNRTLAIHPASTIFGLFTAEERAAMDVQDTTIRLSIGLESVDDLFDDIKQALEA is encoded by the coding sequence ATGAAGAAACAGACACAGGCTATTCATCAGCCTTATAAGCGTAGAGATGCATATGATGCGTTAAGTATGCCCATCTATAATGCGGTTGCTTTTGAGTTTGACAATGCAAAAGTGATGGCTGATGCCTTTTGTGGACGTATTGATGCACCTGATTATTCACGTGTGGAGAACCCAACAGTGACAAATCTCGAACAGCGTGTTAAGGCTTTGACGGGTGCTGAGAATGTTATTGCTCTCAACTCGGGTATGGCTGCTATCAGTAATACGCTTTTTTCTGTTGTTGAACAGGGTAAGAACGTTATCACGTCACGTCATCTCTTTGGTAATACTTATTCTTTGCTCACATCTACACTGAGCAGATTGGGGGTTGAGGCAAGACTTTGTGACCTTACAGATGTTGAGGCTGTAGAACGATTGATAGACGATAATACGTGCTGTTTGTTCCTTGAAATCATGACAAATCCTCAACTTGAGGTGGTTGATGTACGTGCCTTGACTTCAATAGCACACCAGCATGGCATCCCTGTCATTGCTGATACTACGCTTATTCCTTTCACACAGTTCTCTGCAAAGGACTTGGGCATTGACTTAGAGGTCGTTTCAAGTACAAAGTATATCAGTGGTGGTGCAACTTCTTTGGGCGGTCTTGTTATTGATTATGGTACGTTCCCTTCTATTGGTAAGCGCCTCTTGAATGAGATGCTCTTTAACCTTGGAGCTTATATGACACCACAGGTTGCCTATATGCAGACCTTGGGCTTAGAGACTTTGGACGTACGCTATCGCGCTCAAGCAGGTAATGCTTTGGAATTGGCACAAAGATTACGTACGCTAAAGCCTATTCATAAGGTAAACTATGTGGGCTTGGAGGATAATCCATATCATCAGTTGGCTGTGAGTCAGTATGGTGAAACAGCTGGAGCAATGGTCACAATAGACTTAGAGAGTCAAGAGGCTTGCTTCAGAATGCTCGATAACTTGAAACTCATTCATCGGGCAACTAACCTCTTTGATAATCGTACCTTGGCTATCCACCCAGCAAGTACTATCTTCGGACTTTTCACTGCTGAGGAGCGTGCAGCAATGGATGTGCAAGACACTACCATACGTCTTAGTATTGGTTTGGAAAGTGTTGATGACCTATTCGATGATATTAAGCAGGCTTTGGAAGCATGA
- a CDS encoding DNA polymerase III subunit gamma/tau — protein sequence MDEYIVSARKYRPMSFDSVVGQQALTTTLKNAVKSGKLAHAYLFCGPRGVGKTTCARIFAKAINCEHPTADGEACNECESCKAFGEGRSYNIFELDAASNNSVENIKSLMDQTRIPPQVGRYKVFIIDEVHMLSTAAFNAFLKTLEEPPAHVIFILATTEKHKILPTILSRCQIYDFERMTVPNIINHLKRVAEKENIQFDEEALNVIAEKADGGMRDALSIFDQAASFSQGNITYQKVIEDLNVLDAENYFNIIDLALENKVSEIMVLLNSVINKGFDGGHLVNGLASHVRNVLMAKDAQTLPLLEVSEQLRNRYQLQAQKCPVNFLYTALQIMNRCDVEYRQSSNKRLLVELTLIQVAQITQKDDDIPASGRSPKRLKSLFKNLVLKAQQKPTPQVVGSLKRDDDAARGSKDSEVVSVEVVSSPEKPVTETSGVRPKVNVSSGIPNSVNLGSLTMSFDNLLKTDKKKKQDEEVEITNKDEHEGFTQQDLVVSWRAMCSRMPERMQALSQRMKNITPTISEYPVILVLADNNIQLNEMLAIKSRIRATLAKELRNGQIEVEIRLAKHEEIKPMLTPRESLSKLLETNHPVKKLIDTLGLCLD from the coding sequence ATGGATGAATATATTGTTTCGGCGCGAAAGTATCGTCCAATGTCCTTTGATTCCGTTGTAGGACAACAGGCGTTGACGACTACGCTGAAGAATGCTGTGAAGAGTGGTAAGCTGGCTCATGCCTACCTTTTCTGCGGTCCACGAGGAGTGGGCAAGACTACTTGTGCTCGAATTTTTGCGAAGGCAATCAACTGTGAACATCCAACAGCTGATGGTGAGGCTTGTAACGAGTGTGAGAGTTGTAAGGCGTTTGGAGAAGGAAGAAGCTATAATATCTTCGAATTAGATGCTGCCAGCAATAACTCTGTTGAGAACATCAAGTCATTGATGGATCAGACGCGTATTCCGCCACAGGTGGGTCGTTATAAGGTCTTTATTATTGATGAGGTTCATATGCTCTCTACAGCTGCCTTCAATGCTTTTCTAAAGACTTTGGAGGAACCGCCTGCACACGTTATCTTCATCCTTGCAACAACAGAAAAACATAAGATTCTCCCAACGATTCTCTCTCGCTGTCAGATTTACGACTTCGAGCGTATGACGGTTCCTAATATCATCAACCATCTTAAGCGTGTTGCTGAGAAGGAGAACATTCAATTTGACGAAGAGGCTCTGAACGTTATTGCTGAGAAAGCGGATGGCGGAATGCGTGACGCGCTCTCAATATTCGATCAGGCTGCAAGTTTCTCACAAGGAAATATCACTTATCAGAAGGTGATTGAGGACTTGAATGTACTCGATGCGGAGAATTATTTTAATATCATCGACCTTGCTTTAGAGAATAAAGTGAGTGAGATAATGGTTCTCTTGAACAGCGTTATTAATAAGGGATTTGATGGTGGACATCTTGTGAATGGTTTGGCATCTCATGTCCGTAATGTGTTGATGGCAAAGGATGCACAGACACTTCCTTTGCTTGAAGTAAGCGAACAACTGCGTAATCGCTATCAGTTGCAGGCACAAAAATGCCCTGTCAACTTCCTTTATACGGCTTTGCAGATTATGAATCGTTGTGATGTGGAATATCGTCAGAGTTCTAATAAACGTTTGTTGGTGGAACTGACGCTCATCCAAGTAGCGCAAATTACGCAGAAGGATGATGATATCCCTGCCTCGGGGCGCAGCCCTAAGCGATTAAAATCCCTGTTCAAGAATCTTGTTCTGAAGGCTCAACAGAAACCGACTCCGCAGGTGGTCGGGAGCCTAAAGCGTGATGACGATGCTGCTCGTGGTTCTAAGGATAGCGAAGTAGTGTCTGTAGAGGTCGTGTCTTCACCAGAGAAACCCGTCACAGAAACGTCTGGTGTACGCCCTAAGGTGAATGTATCTTCTGGTATTCCGAATTCTGTTAATCTTGGTTCATTGACGATGTCATTTGACAATCTACTCAAGACCGATAAGAAGAAAAAGCAGGATGAGGAAGTTGAAATAACTAATAAGGATGAGCATGAGGGCTTTACACAGCAAGACCTTGTTGTGAGTTGGCGTGCTATGTGTTCACGAATGCCAGAGCGTATGCAAGCTTTGTCGCAACGCATGAAGAATATCACGCCTACTATTTCAGAGTATCCAGTAATCTTGGTACTTGCTGATAATAATATTCAGCTCAACGAAATGCTTGCAATCAAGTCGCGTATTCGTGCTACTTTGGCAAAGGAATTGCGTAATGGGCAGATTGAAGTAGAGATTCGTCTTGCTAAGCATGAGGAAATCAAACCTATGCTTACACCTCGTGAGTCTTTGAGTAAACTTTTGGAAACGAATCATCCTGTTAAGAAACTTATCGATACATTAGGTTTGTGCTTGGATTAA
- a CDS encoding DUF4369 domain-containing protein → MNKILYALLTLIVFTSCANSFNIQGTSNVSSLDGRKLYLKTDQADSLINLDSCDVVHGQFAFHGTVDSTKVAQIFMDDINLQFPVVIEKGDIAVKLDNTQQRVSGTPLNDKLNDFWTKFTQLRNQYAEIDHEESAAIMNGHDEETVNAQLIKKALNVYDKGDKLFTKFITENFNNILGPWCFLTRISYETTPNAYPVWMNDYMYTNAINQLPSWIEFIMSKATDTFKQNPQIKAFYTDFLQAQKEMNGMVDPAGTNDAAGTTPNAAVAPPTPAQMAGDSIPE, encoded by the coding sequence ATGAATAAAATTCTTTACGCACTTCTAACACTTATCGTGTTTACGTCATGTGCCAACTCATTCAATATACAGGGAACATCCAACGTATCAAGCTTGGATGGAAGAAAGTTATACCTAAAAACAGACCAAGCTGACTCACTGATTAACTTAGATTCATGTGACGTCGTTCATGGTCAGTTTGCTTTCCATGGTACCGTCGACTCTACTAAGGTCGCACAGATATTCATGGATGATATCAACTTACAATTCCCAGTAGTTATTGAAAAGGGAGATATTGCAGTTAAACTGGACAACACACAACAGCGTGTCAGTGGCACACCGCTGAATGACAAGCTAAATGATTTCTGGACGAAGTTTACACAACTCCGCAATCAATATGCAGAAATAGATCATGAGGAAAGTGCTGCCATTATGAATGGTCATGATGAAGAAACCGTGAATGCCCAACTTATTAAGAAGGCATTGAACGTTTATGACAAGGGCGACAAACTCTTTACGAAGTTCATTACAGAGAACTTCAATAACATTCTTGGTCCATGGTGTTTCCTTACACGTATCAGCTACGAGACAACACCTAATGCTTACCCTGTATGGATGAATGATTATATGTATACCAATGCGATTAATCAGTTGCCATCATGGATAGAATTCATTATGTCGAAGGCTACAGATACATTTAAGCAGAATCCTCAGATAAAAGCATTCTATACCGACTTCCTACAAGCACAAAAGGAGATGAACGGAATGGTTGATCCAGCCGGAACCAATGATGCTGCGGGAACAACTCCTAATGCTGCTGTAGCACCTCCGACTCCTGCACAGATGGCTGGTGACTCTATTCCAGAGTAA
- a CDS encoding dihydroorotase, whose translation MRRLIQGGTIVNEGRSFIGSLIIEDDCIIEIIENNETPRGEFDEIVNATGCFVLPGVIDDHVHFREPGLTEKADIESESRAAAYGGVTSYFEMPNTNPQTTTLEALQDKWERAKYSSHVNYSFFIGATNTNQTLFPQLDIHTIPGIKLFMGASTGNMLVDRREALEMTFCTAAELNLPVMTHCEDSGIINENMKVAKEQFGDDPDITHHWEIRSAEACWASSLLAVELARKYKTQLHIAHISTAKELSLANLPEDEGRITLEAVIAHIAFSNEDYLTKKALIKCNPSVKTVADRDAIRQALTDGRITVIGTDHAPHLWAQKQGGCSKAASGMPMVQFSLVTMLELVDKGVLTIEQMVNLMSHAPARLFRIDKRGFLRKGYKADITIVAPDQPWTVNEDCIQSKCKWSPMMGHTYQWRVLHTFCNGNHLLNKEEFDNTIHGERITFRNDN comes from the coding sequence ATGAGGAGACTCATTCAAGGTGGAACTATCGTCAATGAAGGGCGAAGCTTTATTGGTTCGCTCATCATAGAGGACGATTGTATCATAGAGATTATAGAAAACAACGAAACACCCCGTGGAGAATTTGACGAAATCGTCAACGCCACGGGGTGCTTTGTACTACCTGGTGTTATTGATGATCATGTTCACTTTCGTGAGCCGGGACTAACGGAAAAGGCAGATATTGAAAGTGAAAGTCGTGCTGCTGCATATGGTGGTGTCACCTCTTATTTTGAGATGCCAAACACTAATCCACAGACAACAACATTAGAAGCTTTACAAGATAAGTGGGAACGAGCAAAGTACTCAAGTCATGTTAACTATAGCTTCTTTATTGGGGCTACAAATACAAATCAGACACTATTCCCTCAATTGGATATCCACACTATTCCTGGAATAAAACTCTTTATGGGAGCCTCAACTGGGAATATGCTTGTTGATCGACGAGAAGCATTAGAAATGACTTTCTGTACTGCTGCAGAATTGAATCTGCCAGTGATGACACACTGTGAGGATTCTGGTATTATCAACGAGAATATGAAAGTTGCCAAAGAACAATTTGGCGACGACCCAGATATTACACATCATTGGGAAATACGCAGTGCTGAGGCATGCTGGGCTTCCTCGCTCTTAGCTGTGGAATTGGCACGAAAGTACAAAACACAACTGCATATTGCTCATATCTCTACAGCAAAAGAATTATCATTAGCTAATCTACCTGAAGATGAAGGAAGGATTACTTTAGAAGCTGTTATTGCACATATTGCTTTCTCTAACGAAGATTATCTTACAAAGAAGGCACTTATTAAATGCAATCCTTCAGTCAAGACGGTAGCTGATAGAGATGCTATTCGTCAGGCACTCACGGATGGACGTATTACAGTCATTGGTACTGATCATGCTCCTCACCTATGGGCACAGAAGCAAGGTGGCTGCTCTAAGGCTGCATCAGGAATGCCGATGGTTCAGTTCTCACTCGTCACTATGCTTGAATTGGTTGACAAAGGTGTTCTTACAATAGAACAGATGGTTAACCTAATGTCACACGCACCGGCTCGACTTTTCCGTATTGATAAACGAGGTTTCCTACGTAAAGGCTATAAAGCCGATATTACTATCGTTGCACCAGACCAACCGTGGACAGTGAACGAAGATTGTATTCAGAGTAAATGCAAGTGGAGTCCAATGATGGGACACACCTATCAATGGCGTGTCTTACACACTTTCTGTAATGGAAACCACCTGTTAAATAAGGAAGAGTTTGATAACACCATACATGGTGAAAGGATTACTTTTCGAAATGATAACTAA
- a CDS encoding FtsB family cell division protein, which yields MSKITGHIYNFFSRFKFHIVIILGVLIVGVLDENSFMKRIEYAYQIDDLKTEIRKYDSQYQHDMQQLKELKTDPKAIARVARERYFMKADNEDIFVLSDDEHQTENTAKNETTE from the coding sequence GTGAGTAAGATTACCGGACATATTTACAATTTTTTCAGCCGATTTAAGTTTCATATCGTCATCATCTTGGGCGTACTCATTGTAGGCGTTTTAGATGAGAACAGTTTTATGAAACGTATAGAGTATGCTTATCAGATTGACGACTTAAAAACTGAAATCCGAAAGTATGACAGCCAATATCAGCATGACATGCAACAGCTTAAGGAACTAAAGACAGACCCAAAGGCTATTGCACGCGTTGCCCGAGAGCGTTACTTCATGAAGGCTGACAACGAAGATATCTTCGTGTTGAGCGATGATGAGCATCAAACTGAAAACACAGCTAAAAATGAGACAACTGAATAA
- a CDS encoding putative LPS assembly protein LptD, with protein sequence MRNKSIIFLLSFVVVFAMASVNMSVPQGKKTKKTKASAVVVDTLLKGQSPKDSKAVNKNIPDTTKMDSLQLAIYHHNKAIDDSIRADSMMRARSNGIDAPVKYSAEDSLVYDAESGTAYLYGNSKVDYENMKLTSDKVHMNLDKSTVRATGTVDSTAEGGIKGKPVFTMGKDEYKSDTMAFNFKSKKGLIKGVYTEQQDGFLSGEVGKRDSTGSIYLQHGRYTTCDKPHPDFYIALSRAKVRPGKDVVFGPAYLVVADVPLPLAIPYGFFPFSKKYSSGFIMPSYGDESDRGFYLRDGGYYFAISDKWDLKLLGEIYTKGSWGVSAASNYRKRYRYSGSFLFSYQDSKTGDKGLPDFAEQESFKIQWNHRQDPKANPYSSLAASVNFATSSYERNNLNSMYNPQTLTQSTRTSSVSWSTGFSSIGLSLSATTNLAQNMRDSSIQITLPDLNISLSRFYPFKRKHLVGKERWYEKISMSYTGQLANSISTKEDKLLHSNLIKDWKNAFQHTIPVQANFTLFNYINVTPSFNFTDRMYSKKVTRGWDNTLQKEVVRDTTYGFHNVYNWSMNVGASTKLYGFWVPNRKLFGDKIQAIRHVITPQVSFSYSPNFGARRYGYYDSYQYTDASGNVKLVEYSPYQDELYSVPGKYKTEMISWDVSNNIEMKIKSDKDTTGYKKISIIDELGASMSYNAAADYHRWSDLSMRLRLKWWKNYTFSMNAQFATYAYELDANGKPYVGNHTEWGYGRLPRFQGMSQNFSFTLNPEKLKKWFGRKDDKDDDKVSVDSDGPDTNIESNMDDDLEKGKYAAKKKRGNIAETDDDGYMSFNMPWSLTIGYGITMRENTAGRFNTKTMRYPYKFTQTLNFSGNIRISDGWNINFSSGYDFENHAMSMTTASLSRDLHCFNMSASVVLAPYTSYNFTFRCNAATLTDALKYDKRSGITNAVQWY encoded by the coding sequence ATGAGAAATAAGAGCATTATATTCCTATTATCCTTTGTTGTTGTTTTTGCAATGGCAAGTGTCAACATGTCTGTGCCTCAAGGTAAGAAAACCAAGAAGACTAAGGCAAGTGCTGTTGTGGTTGATACGCTACTGAAAGGACAAAGTCCAAAGGATAGTAAGGCGGTCAATAAGAATATCCCAGATACCACGAAGATGGATTCTCTTCAGTTGGCTATCTATCATCATAATAAAGCAATAGACGATTCTATTCGTGCCGATAGCATGATGCGTGCACGTTCGAATGGAATTGATGCACCTGTTAAGTATTCTGCAGAGGACTCTCTCGTTTATGATGCAGAGTCGGGTACAGCGTATCTGTATGGTAACTCGAAGGTTGATTATGAGAATATGAAGCTTACGAGTGACAAGGTTCATATGAATCTTGATAAAAGTACTGTGCGTGCAACAGGTACAGTCGATTCTACAGCAGAGGGTGGAATCAAGGGAAAGCCTGTCTTTACTATGGGTAAAGATGAATATAAGAGTGACACAATGGCTTTCAACTTTAAGTCAAAGAAAGGCTTGATTAAGGGTGTTTACACCGAACAGCAAGATGGTTTCTTGAGTGGAGAAGTTGGAAAACGTGACTCTACGGGTTCTATTTACTTGCAACATGGTCGTTACACTACTTGTGATAAGCCTCATCCAGACTTTTACATTGCTCTTTCTCGTGCAAAGGTTCGTCCAGGTAAGGATGTTGTTTTTGGACCAGCTTATCTCGTAGTGGCGGACGTTCCTTTACCATTGGCAATTCCATACGGTTTCTTCCCATTCTCTAAGAAGTATTCGAGCGGTTTCATTATGCCAAGTTATGGTGATGAAAGCGACCGTGGTTTCTACCTTCGTGATGGTGGTTACTACTTTGCGATTAGTGATAAGTGGGACTTAAAACTCTTAGGAGAAATCTATACTAAGGGTTCTTGGGGTGTGTCTGCAGCCAGCAACTACCGTAAGCGTTACAGATATTCAGGCTCATTCCTCTTTAGTTATCAGGATTCAAAGACGGGTGACAAGGGATTGCCAGACTTTGCTGAGCAGGAAAGCTTTAAGATTCAGTGGAATCACCGCCAAGATCCAAAGGCGAATCCTTATAGTTCTTTGGCGGCAAGTGTGAACTTTGCGACATCAAGCTATGAGCGTAACAACCTCAATAGTATGTATAATCCGCAGACACTCACACAGTCTACGAGAACTTCTTCTGTTAGCTGGAGCACAGGTTTCTCAAGTATTGGACTCTCTTTGAGTGCTACTACGAACCTTGCACAGAATATGCGTGACTCTTCTATTCAGATAACACTGCCAGACTTGAACATTAGTTTGAGCCGATTCTATCCTTTCAAGCGAAAGCATCTTGTGGGTAAGGAACGTTGGTATGAGAAGATTTCGATGAGCTATACGGGCCAGTTGGCTAATTCTATCTCAACGAAGGAAGATAAACTCTTACACTCTAATCTGATCAAAGACTGGAAAAATGCTTTCCAGCATACAATCCCTGTACAGGCAAACTTCACCTTGTTTAATTATATCAATGTGACACCATCTTTCAATTTTACGGATCGTATGTATTCTAAGAAGGTGACACGTGGATGGGATAATACTCTTCAGAAAGAGGTGGTAAGAGATACTACCTATGGTTTCCATAATGTTTACAACTGGAGTATGAATGTGGGTGCCAGCACGAAATTATATGGTTTCTGGGTACCTAATAGAAAATTATTTGGCGATAAGATACAGGCTATCCGCCATGTCATCACTCCACAGGTTTCTTTCTCTTACTCACCAAACTTTGGTGCACGCCGTTATGGCTACTATGATAGCTATCAGTATACAGATGCAAGTGGTAACGTGAAACTTGTTGAATACTCACCTTATCAAGATGAACTTTATAGTGTGCCGGGTAAGTACAAGACTGAGATGATCAGTTGGGATGTTAGCAATAACATCGAAATGAAGATTAAGAGCGATAAGGATACTACTGGTTATAAGAAGATAAGTATCATTGATGAGTTAGGAGCAAGTATGTCTTACAATGCTGCAGCAGACTATCATCGTTGGAGTGACCTTAGTATGCGTCTGCGTTTGAAATGGTGGAAGAATTATACCTTCTCAATGAATGCACAGTTTGCTACTTATGCTTACGAACTTGATGCTAATGGTAAGCCTTACGTAGGTAATCATACAGAGTGGGGATATGGTCGTTTACCTCGTTTCCAAGGTATGTCGCAGAACTTCTCATTCACTTTGAATCCAGAGAAGTTGAAGAAGTGGTTCGGACGTAAGGATGATAAAGATGATGATAAGGTATCAGTAGATAGCGATGGTCCAGATACTAACATCGAATCAAACATGGATGATGACCTTGAAAAGGGAAAATATGCTGCTAAGAAGAAGCGTGGTAATATTGCTGAGACGGATGATGATGGTTACATGAGTTTCAATATGCCATGGTCATTGACAATCGGTTATGGTATTACGATGCGTGAGAATACAGCGGGTAGGTTCAATACTAAGACGATGCGTTACCCTTATAAGTTCACACAGACGTTGAACTTCTCTGGTAATATTCGTATCAGTGATGGCTGGAATATTAACTTCTCAAGTGGTTACGACTTTGAAAACCATGCGATGAGTATGACAACAGCCAGCCTGTCACGTGACCTCCACTGTTTTAATATGAGTGCTTCTGTAGTTTTAGCACCATATACATCTTACAACTTTACCTTCCGTTGTAATGCTGCAACGCTGACAGATGCGTTGAAGTATGATAAGCGAAGTGGTATTACAAATGCTGTACAGTGGTATTAA